The following is a genomic window from uncultured Draconibacterium sp..
CGGAGAACATTAAATTATATGCCGGTATTTACGGAATTAGCCGCAAACAGCGCAAAATAAAAGAAGCTGAGCTGTTACAGAAACTTGAGTTGGAGAATGTAAAAAACAAACTTATCGGCGATTTACCTTTAGGATGGAAACAAAAGCTGGCTTTTTCGGTGGCTATTTTTCACGATCCTAAAATTGTATTTCTCGATGAACCAACCGGAGGCGTTGACCCGGTTACCCGACGCAAATTCTGGGACTTGATTTACGAAGCCGCTCATAATGGCATTACTGTTTTTGCAACCACACATTACATGGATGAAGCCGAATATTGCGATCGCGTTTCGATTATGAATGCCGGAAAAATTGAAGCTCTAGACACGCCGACAAAACTGAAAGAAAAATATAATGCAACAAACATGGACGAAGTATTTTTGAAAATAGCGAGATGAAAGCCGCAAGTTTCAAACTGCAAGCTGCAAGTACCATCAACTTGGAACTTGCAGCTTGAAACTTGAAACTAATTAAGTAATATGAAACAACTAAGATCATTCATAAAAAAAGAATTCTTCCACATTTTTCGCGATCCGCGAACAGTGCTGATCCTTTTTGGAATTCCGGTTATACAACTCCTGGTCTTTGGCACAGCAATAAAAAGTGAAATTAAAGATGTTCACATTGCCATTTACGACCAATCGAAAGATGAAACGACACAGGAGATCACCAACAAACTGCTTTCTTCGGGTTATTTTTTATTAGATGAAAACCTTGATAACCTTGACGAAATTGATGCTATTTTCCGAAAAGGAAAAGTGCGCGAGGTGATTGTTTTTGAAAATAACTTTGGGCAAACTCTGGGGAAAGAAGGCACTGCCAAAATGCAGCTGATTGCCGATGCTTCCGACCCAAATATTGCAAAACTGGCGATATCATATACAACTGCCATTGTAAACGACTACATCCGCAAACTATATCCCGAGATGCAGCTCCCCATGCAAATTACACCCGAAGTACGCATGTATTTTAACGAAGAAATGCAAAGTGCCTACATGTTTGTTCCGGGAGTGATGGCGCTGATTTTAATGCTCATTTCGGCCATGATGACTTCCATTTCAATTACTCGCGAAAAGGAGCTGGGAACTATGGAAATCCTGCTCGTATCTCCACTACGCCCCGTTCAGATCATTGTTGGGAAAGTACTCCCCTACCTTTTACTATCGATCGCCAATGCATTCATTATTGTACTGATTGGGCATTTTGTTTTTGACGTACCGGTAAATGGCAGCTTTATTTTACTCATGCTCGAAACCATCCTTTTTATCCTGATGGCATTGTGTCTGGGAATCTTAATTTCAACGGCAGCAAAGAACCAAATGGCAGCCATGTTTATTTCGATGATTGGGTTGATGCTACCTACCATTCTTTTATCAGGATTTATTTTTCCTATCGAAAATATGCCGGTAGTTCTACAATATTTTAGTCATGTAATGCCCGCTCGGTATTTTATCACCATTGTAAGAACCATTATGCTGAAAGGCACGGGTATCCTTTTTATATGGAAGGAGACTGCTGTATTAATTGCAATGACACTGTTTTTTATCGCAGTTAGTGTTAGGAAGTTTAAGATTAGACTGGAGTAGTGGCCTTGCAATTCTCTGTCATTTCGACGAGTATGCGAGGAGAAATCTGTAACAAATAGAAAAATGAAAGATCATAACTATTTCGTTTATATCATGACCAACAAGAATAAAACGGTTCTTTACATTGGTGTGACCGGAGATTTCCCAAATAGGATATTTGAACACGAAAATGGCATTATCCCGGGATTTACAGAAAAATACAATTGCCATTATTTGGTATATTATGAACACTTCCAAAATATAAATGAAGCGACTGACAGAGAGAAACAACTAAAAAAGTGGAGACGAGAAAAAAAAGAACAACTCATTAGCACATTTAATAATGATTGGAAATTTCTTAATGCGCAAATAAAAGTAACGCACTAAGTCATCGGTAAAAAAATAGACAAAGGAGGTAAAAGACAGATTTCTCAGTCGTTCCTCCTTCGAAATGACAATTTTATTGTAACGAACGATAATGAAAACAATACTCTACCTATTACAAAAAGAATTCCGCCAGATATTTCGGAACAAAACCATCCTGCCAATGATTTTTGTTGTGCCTATCATGCAAATGCTGATTCTGGTATTTGCGGCAACCTACGATATGAAACGTATCGATTTGGTAGTGGTTGACCACGACATGTCGGAAAACTCAAGGCAACTGATCGCGAAATTCGATGGTATTCCGTTTTTTCATGTGCATCATTTAGAACAATCAGAGAAGCTGGCAGAAGATAAATTATTAAATGACGAAGCAGATGCGATTCTTGTTTTTCCGGTCGATTTTGAACGCAACCTTATCCGTAACGATGAAGCAAAAGTGCAGCTTTTAATTAATGCAATCGAAAGCAATTCTGCACAACTGGTTTATGCGTACTCGGCAAATATCATCAGCGATTTTAACAAAGATATCATTGCCGAATGGAAAGGAATACCGGAATTTACACCACCCACAAAAGTTGAAATTACGGAGAACTACTGGTACAATCCCGAGCTGGATTACAAATGGTTTATGGCTCCCGGTATTTTGGCGATTCTTGTTACCATTATCGGCATGTTTATGTCGGGGATGAACCTGGTGCGCGAAAAAGAAATCGGGACCATCGAACAACTAAACGTAACGCCACTAAAAAAGTACCAGTTTATTCTTGGTAAACTTGTTCCGTTCTGGATAATTGGTCTGTTCGATCTGGCTTTTGGCTTAACCATCGCCTGGTTGGTTTTCGACTTGCCAATTGTGGGCAGTCTGTTCACCTTGTTTTTTATGGCCGGCATTTACCTCATCGGGGTACTGGGTCTCGGCCTGTTTATTTCTACGCTTGCCGACACCCAGCAACAGGTTATGTTTGTTAGTTTTTTCTTTATGATGATTTTTGTACTGATGGGCGGCATCTTTACTCCGGTTGAAAGTATGCCCGACTGGGCACAAACCATCGACCGACTAAACCCAATCTACTATTTTATGCGGGTAATGCGCATGGTAGTATTGAAAGGATCAAATATTTCCGACCTTTTGCAAGAACTCGTTTCGTTATCTATTTTAGGAATTACATTTTTAAGTCTGGCGATTTGGCGATACAGAAAAAAAACATAGTCGTCAAACCTAGTCAATTAAGAAAAATTTTATTCAGGAAAAAAACGTTGAATACTCAGGAAATGTAACTGTATCCTAAGTTTCTGTTTCCTTCGTCATTTCCACCAACTTTAACGTAGTCTTCCAATTACGGGTAGTTGCACTCATTTTTAACTGGCTCTCGAAAAAATTATTGTTGAGTTTGGTTTTTCCATATCCGTGCGGACAATACAAATAAATGACGCCATCAGAAATCACAAACTCCTCTCCGGATTTTACATAGCCATTGATTTTTTCTTCATCCACATTTGACGGATTTTCTTTTAAGAAAGTAACATGTAGGAACTGAGTATCTCGATTTTCATCTACTGCAAACGGGTTGTTTTTAACGATGTTCGCCAATTCCTTTTTATCTAAAACCAAAACCGGCACCTCAAATTCAAAGTCTTTTAGAATTTGTTTATTGATTAGTTCTTCCAAATTACCAGAATTTGTCTCCTGATAACGAAAAACAACATTCCCGCTTTGAATGTACGTCTGCACCTGTTCAAAGCCAAGGCTGCTGAATGAAGATTTCAAAGCATCCATTTTTATTTTGTTTTTCCCGCTAACATTTATTCCGCGTAAAATAGCTACATACGTTTTCATACATTCATTAACAGAATTTACTTATGATGGTTTTAGCATGCTTCTATTATTCAGCAGATTCATGTTATTAAAACAAAAGCCTAGCTCCCGGGGTTGATTAAACAGGCTGGTGAGCAGAAAACAGAATCAGTTTTACAATGAAACGAAAACAATTTTTAAAAACTTTAACGGCAGTAATACCGTTAACAATTACAGGAATGAAACTTAACGCATTAAATAAAATAACAGAATCGTTGGAGGCTACTCCTAAAATGCCAGTGTTGTTTCTGGGGCACGGAAGCCCGATGAGCGCCATCACAGAGAATGAATTTGTTAAGGTTTTCAGAAAAGTCTCTTCCGAAATTGAAAAGCCAAAAGCAATTGTTGTGGTGTCGGCACATTGGGAAACGCAGGGCACACACGTAACCGCAATGGAACAACCTCGCACTATTCACGATTTTGGTGGTTTCCCTCAGGAACTTTATGATGTGCAGTACCCCGCACCCGGAATGCCTCAGTTAGCACAGCATGTAAAAGAGCTGGTACAAAACACCCCAATTCACCTCGACGATAAGTGGGGCCTCGATCACGGTGCATGGTCGGTTATACGGCATATGTACCCTGATGCTGATGTTCCGGTGATTCAGCTGAGTCTGGATTACAGAAAAACGCCACAGGAACATTATGAGCTGGCGCAAGAACTGAATAAATTACGCGAAAAAGGAGTTTTAATCGTGGGCAGTGGTAATAACGTGCATAATTTACGAATGATACACTGGAGCAAACTCAACGAAAACTTTGGTTTTGACTGGGCCAACGAGGCCAACGAAAAAATGAAGGAATTAATACTGAATGGAAATCATCAGGATTTGATTCAGTATTCGAAACTGGGCAGAGCCTTCGAGTTATCAATCCCAACACCCGAACACTATTTACCTTTGCTTTATGCACTGGCATTACAGGATAAAAAAGATGAAATAAGTATTTTTAATGATGCACCGGTTGGAGGCTCATTAGCAATGACCTCGGTTAAAATTGGGTAACATTATTTATCGATCTAACGTGTAAAATTTTGTCGTGAATTTTGAATATCCGCCATATTATCTGATGCCCATGCTACCAGATTTCGAAGATGAGGAATTAAACTTTTTCCTCGTGGAGTTAGCTCGTATTCAACTTTCGGGGGAATCTGAGGATAAACAGTACGGATTATCAGACCATCCTCCTCCAATGATTTAAGTGTTGAGGAAAGCATTTTTTGAGAAATGGTTTTTATGTACTTATGAATCTCGTTAAAACGAAGGATTCCGCTTTCTTCGAGAAGTAATAATATTAACATCGACCATTTATCACCGATACGATCTAATACATGACGAATTGGACAGGATTCGGGGGTGCTATATTTTTTTAATAAAATCTCATTCATAATACACTGGTAATTAATAATACTAACACAGATGTAAGTATCTCACTTTGTTGTCAGTTCTTGTATAAATAAATCTTTGAGTATAACTTTACTATCCAAAAGTAAGTAAATATATATTAGTAATCATTAAAAGTTTAATAAAATGAAAATAGGAGTAACAGGAGCAACCGGACAATTAGGACAATTGGTTGTTGAACAATTGAAACAAAAAACAGCAGCAGAAAATATTGTAGCATTAGTACGTACACCTGAAAAGGCGGCAGAACTTGGCGTTGAAGCACGTGCCTTTGATTACGACCAACCAGAAGGATTACCCGGGTCATTAAAAGATATTGATCGCTTACTACTGATTTCTAGCAGCGAGATTGGGAAACGTGAACAACAACACAAAAACGTTATTAACGCTGCGAAAAAAGCCGGTGTCAGCTGGATTGTTTACACCAGTTTGTTACACGCCGACACCTCTTCGTTAAGTTTGGCCGGCGAACATCTGGCAACCGAAGCTGCATTGAAAAATTCGGATATTGAGCATACTATTTTGCGTAACGGCTGGTACACCGAAAACTATACCGGATCGATTGCAGGAGCATTAGGTGCAGGAGCATTTGTAGGCAGTGCAGGTGATGGAAAAATCTCATCAGCAACACGTGCCGACTTTGCTGAAGCTGCTGCCATTGTATTAACTGACGAAAGCCAAAAAGGCAAAAAATTCGAGTTGGCCGGCGACGAAAGTTACACACTAACCGAACTTGCTGCAGAAATCTCGAAACAAACAGGAAAGGATATCCCATACAACAACCTTCCTGAAGGCGAGTATGCTAAAATTTTGAAAAGCGTTGGCTTGCCTGAGCTGGTTGCCGATGCCATTGCCAGTTGGGATACAGGAGCGTCAAAAGGAGACTTGTTTGATGATTCAAAACAACTATCAAAATTAATTGGAAGGTCAACAACTCCACTGGCTGATGCTGTAAAAGCCGTATTATAACATTTTAAGAGAAGAGTACATTAATAATCTGCCTGCATTAATCCTGTACCGGAAATTGCAGGCATTTTTTATGTGTCATAATTTATCTTCAACAAATAATCCAATTTATAAACAATTAAACACCTGTTAACAAACAACATAAACAACCTTCAATCAATAGCACAAAAAAACAAGTCAACATTCCACTTATATTTTTTCAATAATTCCTACTTTCGCTGCGAAAAATAAACCAAGAATGAATTATTCCTTACTTGATTTCCTAACCTTAATCGGGGCACTGGGACTTTTCCTTTACGGGATGAAATTGATGAGCGAAGCGCTGCAGAAAGTGGCTGGTGGCAAACTACGTAACTTTTTAGCCGCCATGACTTCCAACCGGTTCATGGGTGTAATAACAGGGCTCTCAATCACTGCCATTATCCAATCGTCGAGTGCAACTACGGTAATGATCGTTAGTTTTGTAAATGCCGGACTTTTAACACTTACCGAATCAGCGGGGGTTATAATGGGCGCAAACATCGGAACAACCGTTACCGCATGGATCATCTCTATTCTTGGTTTTAAGGTAAAAATGAGCATACTGGCCTTCCCTATCATTGGGATTGGGTTTCCTCTTGTTTTTTCGAAAAAAACCAGAAATAAATCGTGGGGAGAAGTGCTGGTTGGTTTTGCATTGCTTTTTATTGGTTTAGAAAGTCTAAAAGCAAGTGTACCTAATATTGGGGAGAATCCAGAAATCCTTGAATTTCTGAAACACTTTACCGGAATGGGCATGGGATCGAACCTGATCTTTTTACTTATCGGGACCCTACTTACCGTTGTTATTCAATCGTCGAGTGCAACAATGGCGCTAACACTGGTAATGTGCAACAACGGATGGATCCAGTTCGACCATGCAGCGGCCATGGTGCTTGGCGAAAATATCGGCACAACAATTACCGCCAATATTGCAGCCATGGTAGCCAACTCATCGGCAAAACGCGCTGCCCGGATTCACTTTCTTTTCAACGTCGTCGGTGTTATCTGGGTGCTTTCCATTTTTCCGTTTTTCCTGCGCGGAGTAGATTCCATTACACAATCGGTAACCGGAAACTCTGCATTTAACAATTCCGGGGCTATTCCAATAGCACTATCGTTCTTCCATACTTCGTTTAATGTTTTGAACGTGCTGTTTCAGATATGGTTTATTCGATACCTTGTAAACCTGGTTCAGAAGTTAGTTCCGGAAAAAGAAGATGAAGAAGAATTCAAGCTCAGGTTTATCAAATTCGGTATGCTGAACACCAGCGAATTATCAATTCTTCAGGCAAAAAAGGAAATTATTGTTTATGCCCAGCAAACCAAAAAATTATTTGGAAGAATAAATAATATGCTCGAAGAAGAAAGTGAGCGAAAACTGATTAAACAATTCAATAAAATTGAACTTGGCGAAGACAAAAGTGACCAGATGGAAGTTTCCATTGCCAGTTATCTCACCAAAGTTTCGGAAGGCGTTTTGAGTAAACAATCGTCGAAAAGTATTAGTTCGATGCTTCGTATTGTTGACGAGATTGAAAGCATTGGAGACAGCTGCCTCAATATTGCACGGGCATTATTACGTATCAGCGATAAAAAAGAAAAGCTGACTCCGAAAATGAAAGAAAAAGTGTCGGAAATGATTAAAATGGTCGATAAGTCGATGAACATTATGATCGAAAACCTAAACAAAGACAATAACGAAGTTGAAATAACAGAGGCCGATGCCATTGAAAAACAGATTAACAGGTTTAGAGATAAATTACGAAAAGACCATGTTGCAAAAATAGAAGAAGAGAAATACTCGTACCAAATAGGAACATTATACAAAGACATTTTCTCAGGACTGGAAAGAATAGGCGATCACGTTTATGATGTAACTATCTCGATTCTGGATTACGCTGATTAAAAATATTTTGGAGCAGTACAAATTTGATTTCAACCAATTATTATAACTCGATATTCAGGAACAAGGCAGGAGTAAACGAAATCGCATCGGAATAAACACCAACAAGGCTAACTTCATCGATGGTGCTAATCCTGATATTCGAGTATTTAATGTTCCCGGTATTAAAAATATTAAGTACTGAAATACCGGCTTCAGCTTTCACTTTTCCCGGCTTGAACTTATAAACCAAAGCCGCATCCAACCGGCTGTAAGCTTTATCAAAATTCAAATCGTTATCAATGTCAATATCATAACGTTCGAAACCGGAACCATAAACATAGTTTGCCGACAGGTAAAACGATTTATAATTGTAAACCCCTGCAATTTTTAGCTCGTGCTTTTGCTGATGTGGTGCCGGTTGCCAGGTATTTATTCGAAAATAAGGAAACTGCTCTTCCGTATTACTCAAGGTGTACGAAATCCAAGCCATGTTTCGTTTGTATTCTTTTTTAAGAAAAATATCAAGACCTTTACTTCTTGCTTTTCCTTCATAAAATCCCTGGCTAGTGCGTAAGTTCCCATTTCTATAGCGACTTAATCCTTCAGTAGTTTTATAAAAAGCCTCGGCACTAGCCGTAAATCCGTTTTTTTGAT
Proteins encoded in this region:
- a CDS encoding ABC transporter ATP-binding protein; translation: MENIITAKNLTKKFGHFTANDNLSFEVKKGEIFGFLGANGAGKTTAIRILCGLSSPTSGDVKVAGFDIYHETEKIKKNIGYMSQKFSLYEDLTISENIKLYAGIYGISRKQRKIKEAELLQKLELENVKNKLIGDLPLGWKQKLAFSVAIFHDPKIVFLDEPTGGVDPVTRRKFWDLIYEAAHNGITVFATTHYMDEAEYCDRVSIMNAGKIEALDTPTKLKEKYNATNMDEVFLKIAR
- a CDS encoding ABC transporter permease, with protein sequence MKQLRSFIKKEFFHIFRDPRTVLILFGIPVIQLLVFGTAIKSEIKDVHIAIYDQSKDETTQEITNKLLSSGYFLLDENLDNLDEIDAIFRKGKVREVIVFENNFGQTLGKEGTAKMQLIADASDPNIAKLAISYTTAIVNDYIRKLYPEMQLPMQITPEVRMYFNEEMQSAYMFVPGVMALILMLISAMMTSISITREKELGTMEILLVSPLRPVQIIVGKVLPYLLLSIANAFIIVLIGHFVFDVPVNGSFILLMLETILFILMALCLGILISTAAKNQMAAMFISMIGLMLPTILLSGFIFPIENMPVVLQYFSHVMPARYFITIVRTIMLKGTGILFIWKETAVLIAMTLFFIAVSVRKFKIRLE
- a CDS encoding GIY-YIG nuclease family protein; the protein is MKDHNYFVYIMTNKNKTVLYIGVTGDFPNRIFEHENGIIPGFTEKYNCHYLVYYEHFQNINEATDREKQLKKWRREKKEQLISTFNNDWKFLNAQIKVTH
- a CDS encoding ABC transporter permease codes for the protein MKTILYLLQKEFRQIFRNKTILPMIFVVPIMQMLILVFAATYDMKRIDLVVVDHDMSENSRQLIAKFDGIPFFHVHHLEQSEKLAEDKLLNDEADAILVFPVDFERNLIRNDEAKVQLLINAIESNSAQLVYAYSANIISDFNKDIIAEWKGIPEFTPPTKVEITENYWYNPELDYKWFMAPGILAILVTIIGMFMSGMNLVREKEIGTIEQLNVTPLKKYQFILGKLVPFWIIGLFDLAFGLTIAWLVFDLPIVGSLFTLFFMAGIYLIGVLGLGLFISTLADTQQQVMFVSFFFMMIFVLMGGIFTPVESMPDWAQTIDRLNPIYYFMRVMRMVVLKGSNISDLLQELVSLSILGITFLSLAIWRYRKKT
- a CDS encoding DUF1697 domain-containing protein; translation: MKTYVAILRGINVSGKNKIKMDALKSSFSSLGFEQVQTYIQSGNVVFRYQETNSGNLEELINKQILKDFEFEVPVLVLDKKELANIVKNNPFAVDENRDTQFLHVTFLKENPSNVDEEKINGYVKSGEEFVISDGVIYLYCPHGYGKTKLNNNFFESQLKMSATTRNWKTTLKLVEMTKETET
- the ygiD gene encoding 4,5-DOPA dioxygenase extradiol; amino-acid sequence: MKRKQFLKTLTAVIPLTITGMKLNALNKITESLEATPKMPVLFLGHGSPMSAITENEFVKVFRKVSSEIEKPKAIVVVSAHWETQGTHVTAMEQPRTIHDFGGFPQELYDVQYPAPGMPQLAQHVKELVQNTPIHLDDKWGLDHGAWSVIRHMYPDADVPVIQLSLDYRKTPQEHYELAQELNKLREKGVLIVGSGNNVHNLRMIHWSKLNENFGFDWANEANEKMKELILNGNHQDLIQYSKLGRAFELSIPTPEHYLPLLYALALQDKKDEISIFNDAPVGGSLAMTSVKIG
- a CDS encoding helix-turn-helix domain-containing protein, which translates into the protein MNEILLKKYSTPESCPIRHVLDRIGDKWSMLILLLLEESGILRFNEIHKYIKTISQKMLSSTLKSLEEDGLIIRTVYPQIPPKVEYELTPRGKSLIPHLRNLVAWASDNMADIQNSRQNFTR
- a CDS encoding SDR family oxidoreductase, with the protein product MKIGVTGATGQLGQLVVEQLKQKTAAENIVALVRTPEKAAELGVEARAFDYDQPEGLPGSLKDIDRLLLISSSEIGKREQQHKNVINAAKKAGVSWIVYTSLLHADTSSLSLAGEHLATEAALKNSDIEHTILRNGWYTENYTGSIAGALGAGAFVGSAGDGKISSATRADFAEAAAIVLTDESQKGKKFELAGDESYTLTELAAEISKQTGKDIPYNNLPEGEYAKILKSVGLPELVADAIASWDTGASKGDLFDDSKQLSKLIGRSTTPLADAVKAVL
- a CDS encoding Na/Pi cotransporter family protein; the encoded protein is MNYSLLDFLTLIGALGLFLYGMKLMSEALQKVAGGKLRNFLAAMTSNRFMGVITGLSITAIIQSSSATTVMIVSFVNAGLLTLTESAGVIMGANIGTTVTAWIISILGFKVKMSILAFPIIGIGFPLVFSKKTRNKSWGEVLVGFALLFIGLESLKASVPNIGENPEILEFLKHFTGMGMGSNLIFLLIGTLLTVVIQSSSATMALTLVMCNNGWIQFDHAAAMVLGENIGTTITANIAAMVANSSAKRAARIHFLFNVVGVIWVLSIFPFFLRGVDSITQSVTGNSAFNNSGAIPIALSFFHTSFNVLNVLFQIWFIRYLVNLVQKLVPEKEDEEEFKLRFIKFGMLNTSELSILQAKKEIIVYAQQTKKLFGRINNMLEEESERKLIKQFNKIELGEDKSDQMEVSIASYLTKVSEGVLSKQSSKSISSMLRIVDEIESIGDSCLNIARALLRISDKKEKLTPKMKEKVSEMIKMVDKSMNIMIENLNKDNNEVEITEADAIEKQINRFRDKLRKDHVAKIEEEKYSYQIGTLYKDIFSGLERIGDHVYDVTISILDYAD